In a genomic window of Gavia stellata isolate bGavSte3 chromosome 30, bGavSte3.hap2, whole genome shotgun sequence:
- the TMCC2 gene encoding transmembrane and coiled-coil domains protein 2, translating to MKRCRSDELRQPEEDPGATGEPPGPAAMEAKPGEAAAAPEAGAVPPPRTKPPDLKKIQQLSEGSMFGHGLKHLFHSRRRSREREHQNSQDSLPPHYGMSDHDSPDEKERSPEMHRVSYAMSLHDLPARPTAFNRVLQQIRSRPSIKRGTSLHSGSRRAKSGSLEPQKGSPHLVRKAPQDSSLTAILHQHQGRPRSSSTTDTAILLAESGAVYLLTEDTECLADKLDKGDVTALNLPSTAGHGDADGTVCLDVPDGTPDPHRTKAAIEHLHQKILKITEQIKIEQEARDDNVAEYLKLANNADKQQASRIKQVFEKKNQKSAQTIAQLHKKLEHYHKKLKEIEQNGPSRQPKDVFRDMHQGLKDVGANVRSSISGFGGGVVEGVKGGLSGLSQATHTAVVSKPREFASLIRNKFGSADNIAHLKDTLDDGHPEEASRALSGSATLVSSPKYGSDDECSSATSGSAGGSNSGAGPGGLGSPKSNTLDSHHNNFDTILEELREIKDSQSHLEDSMEDLKAQLQRDYTYMTQCLQEERYRYERLEEQLNDLTELHQNEMTNLKQELASMEEKVAYQSYERARDIQEAVESCLTRVTKLELQQQQQQVVQLEGVENANARALLGKFINVILALMAVLLVFVSTIANFITPLMKTRMRILSTALLVLFLFFLWKHWDSITYFLEHVLLPS from the exons ATGAAGCGGTGCCGGTCGGACGAGCTGCGGCAGCCCGAGGAGGACCCCGGCGCCACGGGGgagccgcccggccccgccgccatGGAGGCCAAgcccggggaggcggcggcggcccccgaGGCGGGCGCTGTCCCGCCGCCGCGCACCAAGCCCCCCGACCTGAAG aaaatccaGCAGCTGTCCGAAGGGTCCATGTTTGGCCATGGCCTGAAGCACCTTTTCCACAGCCGCCGGCGGTCACGGGAGCGGGAGCACCAGAACTCACAGGACTCGCTGCCGCCGCACTATGGCATGTCTGACCACGACTCCCCCGACGAGAAGGAGCGGTCTCCGGAGATGCACCGTGTCTCCTACGCCATGTCCCTGCACGACCTCCCGGCGCGTCCCACCGCCTTCAACCGGGTGCTGCAGCAGATCCGCTCTCGCCCCTCCATCAAGCGCGGCACCAGCCTGCACAGCGGCAGCCGGCGGGCCAAGAGTGGCTCGCTGGAGCCCCAGAAAGGGAGCCCCCACCTCGTCCGCAAGGCTCCCCAGGACAGCAGCCTCACCGCCATCCTGCATCAGCACCAGGGCCGCCCCAGGTCCTCCTCCACCACCGACACTGCCATCCTCCTGGCCGAGAGCGGGGCCGTCTACCTGCTCACCGAGGACACCGAGTGCCTGGCAGATAAG CTGGACAAGGGGGACGTGACCGCGCTCAACCTGCCCTCCACCGCCGGGCACGGCGACGCTGACGGCACCGTCTGCCTGGATGTCCCCGATGGCACCCCTGACCCTCACAGGACGAAAGCCGCCATCGAGCACCTGCACCAGAAGATCCTCAAGATCACCGAGCAGATCAAGATCGAGCAGGAGGCTCGGGATGACAATGTGGCCGAGTACCTGAAGCTGGCCAACAATGCAGACAAGCAGCAAGCCTCCCGCATCAAGCAGGTTTTCGAGAAGAAGAACCAGAAGTCGGCGCAGACCATCGCGCAGCTGCACAAGAAGTTGGAGCACTACCACAAGAAGCTGAAGGAGATTGAGCAGAACGGCCCTTCCCGGCAGCCCAAGGATGTCTTCCGGGACATGCACCAGGGTCTCAAGGACGTGGGCGCCAACGTTCGCTCCAGCATCAGCGGCTTTGGCGGCGGCGTGGTGGAGGGTGTCAAGGGAGGGCTCTCAGGTCTGTCCCAGGCCACCCACACCGCCGTGGTCTCCAAGCCCCGGGAGTTCGCCAGCCTCATCCGGAACAAGTTTGGCAGCGCAGACAACATCGCCCACCTGAAGGACACGTTGGACGATGGGCACCCGGAGGAGGCTTCACGGGCTCTCAGCGGCAGTGCCACCCTGGTCTCCAGCCCCAAGTATGGCAGCGACGACGAGTGCTCCAGTGCCACCTCCGGCTCGGCTGGTGGCAGCAACTCAGGGGCAGGACCCGGCGGCTTGGGGAGCCCCAAGTCCAACACGCTGGACAGCCACCACAATAACTTTGACACCATCCTGGAGGAGCTCCGGGAGATCAAGGACAGCCAGTCGCACCTGGAGGACTCCATGGAGGACCTCAAGGCCCAGCTGCAGCGGGATTACACCTACATGACACAGTGCTTGCAAGAGGAGCGGTACAG GTATGAGCgcctggaggagcagctgaacGACCTCACCGAGCTGCACCAGAACGAAATGACCAACCTGAAGCAGGAGCTGGCCAGCATGGAGGAGAAGGTGGCCTACCAGTCCTACGAGAGGGCACGGGACATCCAG GAGGCAGTGGAGTCCTGCCTGACGCGGGTGACcaagctggagctgcagcagcagcagcagcaggtggtGCAGCTGGAAGGGGTGGAGAACGCCAACGCCCGAGCGCTGCTGGGCAAGTTCATCAACGTCATCCTGGCCCTGATGGCTGTGCTGCTCGTCTTCGTCTCCACCATCGCCAACTTCATCACCCCGCTCATGAAGACCCGCATGCGCATCCTCAGCACCGCCCTGCttgtcctcttcctcttcttcctctggaAGCACTGGGACTCCATCACCTACTTTCTGGAGCAtgtcctgctccccagctga